In the genome of Raphanus sativus cultivar WK10039 chromosome 9, ASM80110v3, whole genome shotgun sequence, the window ACCACCTAAAAATGagtaatagaataaaaatatatatttatcttataatTAAATGTATGGTTTTACGATGAAACTATATTGTATCTgtcaaaacatacaaaaaatattacattatatttcagtttagaAAAACACAATTACTTGTATCCAGCAATCTTAGGCAACCATATAACATCTCTTATAGTAAAGGATCTCTTTTTCAAACAGACCAAAACAAAATAGTCAAAGAAAATTACAGTTGATTCATATAAATCTAAGGAAAACCTTTCAAACATGTTTGTAAACAACTTACTCATCAAGACACAGAAACCTTCCTAGTCAAGTTTCTCGAAGGCGTTGCCGTTTTAGCCGCCTCTTCAGTCACAGATCCAAGACTCTCCGACGAATCCGAGCCACCACCACCCACTCCACTGCtcttctctcctcctcctcctttgcCCTGCAACTTCTTCCCGAACATCTTCTTTGACATTATCAAACTTTTCACTCTGCTTATCGCCGTCACCGCCGCTCTATCCACGCTCTTCCGTCCACTCTCTTCCTGCAGCTTTAGCGCCGCTATCTCGCTCTTCAATGCTCTCATTTCCTCCTCAGTTGCCACCGCGTCCCATTCGTCTTCCATAACTGTCGGCACTGATCTTGAGCTCCCATACGTCCCGCAGCTGCGTAGTTCCCTTATGCCTTTAGGCAAATCGGGTGTGCTGCTTCCAGACGAAGCAGACGCTCTCACTTGCTCAAAGAAGAGTACTTGAACCACCACACGTAACGGAAGCCTGTCGTTTTGCACGGCGTGCATACACGCTTCCACCGACAGTTTCCGGCAATCCATCAGCTTGCACATCCTTTTCTTGTCTCCCTTTGTTATTCCTGCatgttcctgaaaccaaacagaaccaaaccgaaccaaaccggatcacaaattgttttgtttggtttcagtTTTCTATAACAGAACAACAGAACTAAAAGATTTGAAAAAGAGTGTTTGATAGATTTTGGAACCTTAAGATACATGTCAATAGCACGGTAGAGCCCATCATGTGCAGGCCTGGAGATGCTAGAAACACTCTCAGCAAGATCAATGAATTTAGATGCAGGAAGATTTGGATCTTTAGCAATCTCAGCAAGGTAGCTATCTATCAGTTTCACCACCATCAGCTTCGAAGCTTCCGATAAAATCCCAGGAATTTTCTTTATCTCTTTAACTTCGAATCCttcgtcatcatcatcttcaaccTCTATCTCACTGTTGTTGTGATCTCTTGCCATGAACTCAACAACTATCTTCTTCACTAAGTCCACATCGTACAGTGTTTCCCTTTCTTGATGAGATTTTTTTATCAAGAGTTCGGAGACAGAAGCTTGTTCTAGCTGCTGTCCTATTCTTCTAACAAGCTGTTCCTTCACCGTCTCTCCGGAGTTTAACATGGTGACTGCTTTCAACAGTTTAAGCAAGAAACCGCAAGACACGCTGTCTTTCTCAGCTGGTAGCAACCAAACAAGTGTCTCGATAACCGTCTTATGCTTCACCAAATCTCCTTGTTCCATCCCACCTTTGTTAAAACCAGATAGTCTTCTATATCCATAAGCTTTCAAAGCTTCTCCGATAACTTCTCCGCCAAGTATACCTTTGGTTTTAATGTTCATTATAACCCTCTTGTATAACTCAATCTCAAGCTCACACAGATCCTCGGCCCACCAATCGTGTGGAACCTCTCGAGCCGCCCTGACTTGATCCGCACCATTGTTTTCTTCACCCAGTTTCTTTCTGTTGTACGTGTAAGACCATTCGACGTGGGATACATCGACGCAGGCCTTACTCGCTATGGCATCGATGCAAAGGCTAACCATTTTGAGGTCCTCGGAGAGTGGCAAGAACGTTTTAGTGGTCTGGAGAACAATGATGGAGTCTTTCCAGCTACGGAAGAGGCTCGAGTTTAGAAACACGTCAATCTTGTAGATCAAGTTTCCTTTCTCAACCGTCTCGTGCATCCCTAAGTACTCGGCTGCACATCTTGTGGCCACAACGTTGTAGGCGCTTAGGGTTACTGTCATACCGTAACAGAATTTAGCACACGTCTCGAATGCAGTTGGTCCACCGGGTATACCGGAGATATCAACCTCATCGGAGGCGTTGTTCTTGTCCGTGCTTGAGAGCAACTTTTGTAGGCATGCACATTTTGACAGAAGAGGAAACTGCAGaggataaaacaaaaaaatcaaagctCAACAAAGCcaatacttgtttttttttttttttttttttgataaagggctCAAAGCCAATACTTGTTTCTAGAATCACATCTTCATTTTTCTTTATGTATAAAATGCTTGCTAATAAAAGAACACAGAGATTGTGAACATAAGTCATATGAAGAGAAAATTTACATACCTTATGCAAACAAAATCTCGATCCGTCAACATTGACAGTAATGTCACTAGCCAGTTCATTTTCTACGTACCTGCGTTAGATAAAATAAACATCAAAACTCAGCAATAATCAAACTACAATACTCTGAAAGGAACAAAAATGCAAGCGTTTATGTTCTCTCTACAAGACATCAAAACCAGCAGAACGAGTATAGATCACCGCAGTAGCTGGGAtggaaaaaaaatacaaacctaATAAAGATTTGGATATTACCTGACATTATTCCCATCAGTTTTAATCGAATCTGGCTTCGACCCGATTTTCATGAACTTCATTTTTCTTCCCCTAGGAAAAAAAAGACTTGAAAAGCTAAAGATCAATTACTTTCAGATCAGAAGAAAGACCAAGAAAAGCCTCAAGAATCACAACGTCCACTTCATCCAAGTTAGTTTAACCATAACCAAAATGATTCCccttaaaatagaaataaagatGTTCCAAGAACTGAGGGTGGGGACCAGATTGTTCCTTTTATGCAACTAACTTAACTTCTTCCCTTGGAGATCTAAAAGCACAAACACAGAGAAAGGAGGAAAAAAAAAgccaaaagaaagaaaaaagagagccTCAAATGCAGAGAACTGACTCTAAAACCAATTAGATTAAAACCATGATGCAACTTTTCTTTCCTCTTTATTAAATTGTTAACTTGCAGAATAATCAAAACTAATAAAAGGTTCTCTTTTCAATGGAAGAGCGAATCAGAGAAGCAGATTGCTTCCTTGTAGACCAGCAAATGGCCGTGAAGCGCGGCCAAACAATGCAACCGAAGGGGACAATACCGTAGCAAAGTGTCCCAAGAGCAAATCCgaatcaagaatcaagatcCATCCTATTAATGACTTATTGTACTTTGTTTAATTAATTGTAACTAATGTAATGCAGCTTAcgtttagaattaaaaaatagGATTTTTAATCTGTGTTGTGACTGTGTTGTGTTTCTTCAAGTCTCAAGGTCCAACTTTGAAGCACATGTTTCTTGTATTAGTTTATTCGAACCGTAGAAGTTTGGGAACCTGCAAATTTATAAACAGATAAAAACAGCATCTCGGTATCAGTAGAAGAAAACCACCACAACGGTAGACAAGAAGCatcttttatttgtttctcctttttattatttttcctcgaagttaaacataaaaaataatcaaagcaTAAGACTGCAAATTGCATGTGCTATGATCTATTTTAAGTTGACCCAACAACTAAATCTGAGAAATTTacaagaaattttcaaaaagttaaacTACTTTTGGCTGAAGAACCTACAAACCCATTTAATCAGATCAATGAGATTCcaatataaacaataatgaACCAATCCAAAGAAACTATCCACCTATCATACTATTAAATAAGAATATGTTTAAGctaaaacattataatttttattggttCTAAAATGTCACATGACAAAAGTGACATGTATTTATAATTCAAATTACACTTAGGGGATATATTCAATTAAAggtttgaagtgatttgtattaaaatgacaaatccactgttattcaaatgtgaattttaaaaaacactttaaaatcatgtgttattgaacttgacattttataaaacactctgaaatccactgttactgaacaaaatttaagttagagATTTTAGAGTGCTTTAAGTGTTTTTAGAGTGTTTGAAGGGAGttctttagttataaaaataaaaatacaaatcccactgttttagatgagattctagagtgttttaacaaaaatcacgcCAAATGCTCTAATTCTCCtgcaatcatctaaaaactcattaaaaatcaaataactacaaatttcagattcaatacaccccccttaatTCCACTTGGGATTAGACTCTTAAAACTTGCTGATATAAGATTAGTATATTATGCTTTCAAATTTATTTGGTTTGATATCATcttatgaaatttgatgtacaTTCTAAACATATACGTATCATTTGGTCAAGTATTTAAGTTAATGTTTATGCGACATGTATGGTTTAGATACACAATTTTTATTCGATCTTGTTCGGTTAATTTTCTCAATAAATATTATGATTGAAATCACATCAATTtcatatgaaattttatatttagggtttactgtttaggatttaggactTAGGTTTGCAgattttagggtatatggtttaaatttgaaaaccaGTGAACAATACACGGTAAATTATATTGTAAAACTAAGATATTGTAGTGATTGACAACCATATAAAATATAGTagaatctctataaattaataatgttgggactttaaaattttattaatttttagagatattaatttacaaaaagttttcttttttagattttttattatttaatattttatttataaaataaaatataattgattttagCGTATGTATTGtacattaataaattttagaatgttggctttcattttttattatatcatttGGTTCATATTTTTATGCttcatataacttatatatgatttttctatataattttactaaatattatcaaaatatattgaaatgttaagagaaaataaaggtatttttattgtaaatataatattaacaatataatgaaatgtattctatatattattaatttataattttagtgggaccatatatttacataagattttctaaaaaatatatcttattattttattgatttgtgtCATATTTTGAACTGGTCCaagagtattaatttatagaggttctagtGTACAATATTTAGTTTTGATATCGTTTAGAAACtacattttctatattttctgaTCACCGAAGTTCTCTCATTCATAATCTGTATATGTATATCATCTATGTAAAAGAGAAAATgccaaatatatacaaaaaaggtttaactattaatttaaaaatataaccacTTAGGGTAGGTACGATtctttaaataaacaaaatctatTA includes:
- the LOC108826808 gene encoding BTB/POZ domain-containing protein NPY2, with the protein product MKFMKIGSKPDSIKTDGNNVRYVENELASDITVNVDGSRFCLHKFPLLSKCACLQKLLSSTDKNNASDEVDISGIPGGPTAFETCAKFCYGMTVTLSAYNVVATRCAAEYLGMHETVEKGNLIYKIDVFLNSSLFRSWKDSIIVLQTTKTFLPLSEDLKMVSLCIDAIASKACVDVSHVEWSYTYNRKKLGEENNGADQVRAAREVPHDWWAEDLCELEIELYKRVIMNIKTKGILGGEVIGEALKAYGYRRLSGFNKGGMEQGDLVKHKTVIETLVWLLPAEKDSVSCGFLLKLLKAVTMLNSGETVKEQLVRRIGQQLEQASVSELLIKKSHQERETLYDVDLVKKIVVEFMARDHNNSEIEVEDDDDEGFEVKEIKKIPGILSEASKLMVVKLIDSYLAEIAKDPNLPASKFIDLAESVSSISRPAHDGLYRAIDMYLKEHAGITKGDKKRMCKLMDCRKLSVEACMHAVQNDRLPLRVVVQVLFFEQVRASASSGSSTPDLPKGIRELRSCGTYGSSRSVPTVMEDEWDAVATEEEMRALKSEIAALKLQEESGRKSVDRAAVTAISRVKSLIMSKKMFGKKLQGKGGGGEKSSGVGGGGSDSSESLGSVTEEAAKTATPSRNLTRKVSVS